From the genome of Deinococcus sp. JMULE3, one region includes:
- a CDS encoding HNH endonuclease, with amino-acid sequence MARRQPESTWPPPPREAPTCALCERAVPQLTEHHLLPRSQGRRQGLRVTDLPTAMLCSPCHKFLHRTFSNVELAREYRDLTALRGHEDVQRFVRWLRTQPATKAVRVR; translated from the coding sequence ATGGCCCGCCGCCAGCCCGAGTCCACCTGGCCTCCGCCGCCCCGCGAGGCACCCACCTGCGCGCTGTGCGAACGCGCCGTGCCGCAGCTGACCGAGCACCACCTGCTGCCCCGCTCGCAGGGGAGGCGCCAGGGTCTGCGCGTCACGGACCTCCCCACCGCGATGCTGTGCAGTCCGTGCCACAAGTTCCTGCACCGGACCTTCTCGAACGTGGAACTCGCCCGTGAGTACCGCGACCTCACCGCGCTGCGTGGGCACGAGGACGTGCAGCGTTTCGTGCGCTGGCTCCGCACGCAGCCCGCCACGAAAGCCGTCCGGG
- a CDS encoding DUF1517 domain-containing protein: protein MTTAHPGVASRRALLLAALLLLLTALFAPVAHAQSGGGFGGRSSGSSGGSSSGGGYSGGSSSRGGSYGGGYGGGYSGPVIINNGGYGGGYGYSTGGGGFGLVGLIIFGVVIFAVVMTMRRSLGGGVRGLSSVSGTAQAVSVQLLLAEGDEVKRALQRVAQTGDPDTNEGLARMLQEAALVALRHPDRWVYGTVQRAQGSASTADSQVGAWATEARAAFTEQTTSNYQNRDPNSGYQHRDDYTFKADPSDQYLAVTIMVAAHALAALPPAGVTTAQEARAALSAISSVAPGDLIRADVVWSPDAPGEFLSEDEAIQKYPSLTRL, encoded by the coding sequence ATGACCACAGCCCACCCTGGCGTCGCCTCCCGCCGCGCGCTGCTGCTCGCGGCCCTGCTGCTGCTCCTGACCGCCCTGTTCGCCCCGGTCGCGCACGCCCAGTCGGGCGGCGGTTTCGGTGGGCGCAGCTCGGGCAGTTCCGGCGGGTCCAGTTCGGGCGGCGGGTACAGCGGCGGCAGTTCCTCACGCGGAGGCAGTTACGGCGGGGGCTACGGGGGCGGGTACAGCGGCCCGGTCATCATCAACAACGGCGGGTACGGCGGCGGCTACGGGTACAGCACGGGCGGCGGCGGCTTCGGCCTGGTCGGGCTGATCATCTTCGGTGTGGTGATCTTCGCCGTCGTGATGACCATGCGCCGCAGCCTGGGCGGCGGCGTGCGCGGCCTGAGCAGCGTCAGCGGCACCGCGCAGGCGGTCAGCGTGCAGCTCCTCCTGGCCGAGGGAGACGAGGTCAAGCGCGCCCTGCAACGCGTCGCGCAGACCGGCGACCCCGACACGAACGAGGGCCTGGCCCGGATGCTGCAGGAAGCCGCGCTGGTCGCGCTGCGCCACCCGGACCGCTGGGTGTACGGCACCGTGCAGCGCGCCCAGGGTTCAGCCAGCACCGCCGACAGCCAGGTGGGCGCCTGGGCCACCGAGGCCCGCGCGGCGTTCACCGAGCAGACCACCAGCAACTACCAGAACAGGGACCCGAACAGCGGTTACCAGCACCGCGACGACTACACCTTCAAGGCGGACCCCAGCGACCAGTACCTCGCCGTGACGATCATGGTCGCCGCGCACGCCCTCGCGGCCCTGCCCCCCGCCGGGGTCACCACCGCGCAGGAGGCCCGCGCGGCCCTGAGCGCCATCAGCAGCGTCGCGCCGGGCGACCTGATCCGCGCGGACGTCGTCTGGAGCCCCGACGCGCCCGGCGAGTTCCTCTCGGAGGACGAGGCCATCCAGAAGTACCCCAGCCTGACCCGCCTGTAG
- a CDS encoding desiccation-associated late embryogenesis abundant protein has translation MKSDRHFPVKRLLALGALVGAGAYYFSREQNRRALDAKLAELGLKDAAHDVGESVTKGWEKTKEAAKDAGAVIADKAGEVKDAAAGGAQAAADKVKEVAGDVKDAVQGAADKAGDAAKDVAGTASDRAADLKAAAQDKAAEVKADAQAKVAEAKADVQKAANDVKGAARDAKKS, from the coding sequence ATGAAAAGCGACCGTCATTTTCCCGTGAAACGCCTGCTCGCGCTCGGTGCCCTGGTCGGCGCCGGCGCGTACTACTTCAGCCGTGAACAGAACCGCCGCGCCCTGGACGCCAAACTGGCCGAACTGGGCCTGAAGGACGCCGCGCACGACGTCGGCGAGAGCGTCACGAAGGGCTGGGAGAAGACCAAGGAGGCCGCCAAGGACGCCGGGGCGGTCATCGCCGACAAGGCGGGCGAGGTCAAGGACGCCGCCGCCGGTGGCGCGCAGGCTGCCGCCGACAAGGTCAAGGAAGTCGCCGGTGACGTGAAGGACGCCGTGCAGGGCGCCGCCGACAAGGCTGGGGACGCCGCGAAGGACGTGGCAGGCACCGCCAGCGACAGGGCCGCCGACCTAAAGGCCGCCGCGCAGGACAAGGCCGCCGAGGTCAAGGCGGACGCTCAGGCCAAGGTCGCCGAGGCGAAGGCCGACGTGCAGAAGGCCGCGAACGACGTCAAGGGCGCGGCCCGCGACGCGAAGAAATCCTGA
- a CDS encoding M42 family metallopeptidase, which translates to MTINREFLFKLLDAAAPSGLERRAADVWLAEAATFARTHEDHYGNVYAEVGPEGAPAVALMGHLDEIGLIVSHVGDEGFLSVLPVGGWDPQVLVGQRIRVLAPGGDLIGVIGKKAIHVMDADERTKASRIEDLWIDLGLTREEVTEQVPVGTYAVIEQGPIMVGTRVVGRALDNRVGAFIVLEALRAVAGKNLPYRVVAVGTSQEEIGCFGAQLGGYHLNPVAGVAVDVTHETKQPGVSEKKYGVVPFGSGANLTVSPMVSPVLTRQMTDAAREADVPFTLSASGRYSGTDADALTLVRAGVPTAVVSIPNRYMHSPNEMVDERDVKACTDIIAAWLERLPAQADFTRR; encoded by the coding sequence GTGACTATCAACCGTGAATTCCTGTTCAAGCTTCTGGACGCCGCCGCGCCCAGCGGCCTGGAACGCCGCGCCGCCGACGTCTGGCTCGCTGAGGCCGCCACCTTCGCCCGCACGCACGAGGACCACTACGGCAACGTGTACGCCGAGGTCGGCCCCGAAGGTGCCCCCGCCGTCGCCCTGATGGGCCACCTGGACGAGATCGGCCTGATCGTCTCGCACGTGGGGGACGAGGGCTTCCTGAGTGTCCTGCCGGTCGGCGGCTGGGACCCGCAGGTGCTCGTCGGGCAGCGCATCCGCGTGCTCGCGCCCGGCGGGGACCTGATCGGCGTGATCGGCAAGAAAGCCATTCACGTCATGGACGCCGACGAACGCACCAAGGCCAGCCGGATCGAGGACCTGTGGATCGACCTGGGCCTGACCAGGGAGGAGGTCACCGAGCAGGTGCCGGTCGGCACGTACGCCGTGATCGAGCAGGGCCCCATCATGGTCGGCACGCGCGTCGTGGGCCGCGCGCTGGACAACCGCGTGGGCGCGTTCATCGTGCTCGAAGCCCTGCGCGCCGTCGCCGGGAAGAACCTCCCGTACCGCGTGGTGGCCGTCGGTACCAGCCAGGAGGAGATCGGCTGTTTCGGCGCGCAGCTCGGCGGGTACCACCTGAACCCCGTCGCGGGCGTCGCCGTGGACGTCACCCACGAGACCAAGCAGCCCGGCGTGAGTGAGAAGAAGTACGGCGTGGTGCCCTTCGGGTCCGGCGCGAACCTGACCGTCAGCCCGATGGTCAGCCCCGTCCTGACCCGCCAGATGACCGACGCGGCCCGCGAGGCCGACGTGCCGTTCACGCTGAGCGCCTCGGGCCGCTACTCCGGCACGGACGCCGACGCCCTGACCCTGGTGCGTGCCGGCGTGCCGACCGCCGTGGTCAGCATCCCCAACCGTTACATGCACTCCCCGAACGAGATGGTCGACGAGCGGGACGTGAAGGCCTGCACGGACATCATCGCCGCGTGGCTGGAACGCCTGCCCGCTCAGGCGGACTTCACCCGCCGCTGA
- the apaG gene encoding Co2+/Mg2+ efflux protein ApaG, which translates to MPDAPSFTDSPDIQVRVEVLFMPSHSQPGRLVFAYIIHIENRSDQTWKLLARHWDIVDGLGRETSVDGEGVVGEQPVLPPGGSFTYDSFVTLEAAPGHMGGHYVMQDAWGARARVPIAPFMLAEPGRTLN; encoded by the coding sequence ATGCCGGACGCCCCCTCTTTCACCGACAGCCCCGACATCCAGGTCCGCGTGGAGGTGCTGTTCATGCCCTCGCACAGCCAGCCGGGTCGGCTGGTGTTCGCGTACATCATCCACATCGAGAACCGCAGCGACCAGACCTGGAAGCTCCTGGCGCGCCACTGGGACATCGTGGACGGCCTGGGCCGCGAGACCAGCGTGGACGGCGAGGGCGTCGTCGGCGAGCAGCCGGTCCTGCCGCCCGGCGGGTCGTTCACGTACGACTCGTTCGTGACGCTGGAGGCCGCGCCCGGCCACATGGGCGGCCATTACGTCATGCAGGACGCCTGGGGCGCGCGGGCGCGGGTGCCGATCGCGCCGTTCATGCTCGCCGAACCGGGCCGCACCCTGAACTGA
- a CDS encoding group III truncated hemoglobin: protein MLLTSSPLPGWPDARPLGSVRIQAAAGLLLPHDGGPVADLRDQPERWALLTGVAAALRRGVPVLGWGSGAALLGRALGAAIHRSEGGLEWAALPRGAVTHDWVGEVPRHWTHGRAVAWADPELPDEVRLAFLAALPGWADRTPGSPLEEVGGVPALAAVVTEFYARARRDPLLGPVFAAHVQDWPAHLGRVTAFWVTLLGGAADLAPWRGNLNAAHAGLGVRGEHLRAWLTLWEATARDLLPAPAADLLTARARAMGARLGGRQRA from the coding sequence ATGCTCCTGACGTCCTCTCCCCTGCCCGGCTGGCCGGACGCCCGCCCACTGGGCAGCGTGCGCATTCAGGCGGCGGCGGGGCTGCTCCTGCCGCACGACGGTGGCCCGGTGGCCGACCTGCGGGATCAGCCGGAGCGCTGGGCGCTGCTGACGGGCGTGGCGGCGGCGCTGCGACGGGGCGTGCCGGTGCTGGGCTGGGGCAGCGGGGCGGCGTTGCTGGGCCGCGCACTGGGCGCCGCGATTCATAGATCAGAGGGGGGCCTGGAGTGGGCGGCCCTGCCGCGCGGCGCCGTGACCCACGACTGGGTGGGCGAGGTGCCGCGCCACTGGACGCACGGGCGCGCGGTGGCCTGGGCGGACCCGGAGCTGCCGGATGAGGTTCGGCTGGCCTTCCTGGCGGCGCTGCCCGGCTGGGCGGACCGCACGCCCGGCTCCCCGCTGGAGGAGGTGGGGGGCGTGCCCGCACTGGCGGCAGTCGTGACCGAGTTCTACGCCCGCGCGCGCCGGGACCCGCTGCTGGGGCCGGTGTTCGCGGCGCACGTTCAGGACTGGCCCGCGCACCTGGGGCGCGTCACGGCGTTCTGGGTGACGCTGCTGGGCGGCGCCGCGGACCTCGCCCCGTGGCGGGGGAACCTGAACGCAGCTCACGCGGGGCTGGGCGTGCGGGGCGAGCACCTGCGGGCGTGGCTGACGCTGTGGGAGGCGACGGCGCGTGACCTCCTGCCCGCACCGGCCGCCGACCTGCTGACGGCCAGGGCGCGGGCGATGGGGGCGCGGCTGGGTGGCCGTCAGCGGGCGTAG
- a CDS encoding LysM peptidoglycan-binding domain-containing protein — MRRTILLLLLSGLAPAAYAVPASVQVKSGDTLFRIATRTGVSVAEIRRINGLKSDVIRVGQVLRLVGAAASTPAPASASGQGRYTVKKGDTLSAIGARYGVSVRALQAGNSLKGTALAVGQVLKIPPRTAARPAPTTEVRVVYRYVRVGVKDTPQALAARYRLSVDDLRRLNGLGSFKHIVPGKKLLVPSRVPVPIPPKPQRDPVTFKRLTPLNVPMQIANVDLRWRSTLVAPVLPGRALVFNSGARVGELARRSGARVLVNGSYFHPQSFAPAGDIVMQGRLLTWGRIPQALAITPDNRAAIRPSATALLGRPLDTTWTGMETVIATGPRILSGGQVVTRYSTAFRDPALFGRAARSAVGLVSNRDLVLVSTHAKLTTTEMGKLLLRLGVRDALLLDGGSSAGIAWNGRAVLDSVRRVSYGIGVFTNYTGRRYAR, encoded by the coding sequence ATGCGGCGAACGATCCTCCTTCTCCTGCTGTCCGGTCTGGCTCCGGCGGCGTACGCGGTTCCGGCCAGCGTGCAGGTGAAGTCCGGGGACACGCTGTTCCGTATCGCGACCCGTACCGGGGTCAGCGTCGCGGAGATCCGCCGCATCAACGGCCTGAAAAGTGACGTGATCCGCGTCGGTCAGGTGCTGCGCCTCGTCGGGGCCGCCGCGTCCACCCCGGCGCCCGCCAGCGCGTCGGGGCAGGGCCGGTACACCGTGAAGAAGGGCGACACCCTGAGTGCCATCGGCGCGCGCTACGGCGTGAGCGTCCGCGCGCTGCAGGCCGGGAACAGCCTGAAGGGCACGGCGCTCGCGGTCGGGCAGGTCCTGAAGATCCCGCCCCGCACGGCCGCACGCCCCGCCCCCACCACCGAGGTCCGCGTGGTGTACCGCTACGTGCGCGTCGGCGTGAAGGACACCCCGCAGGCCCTGGCCGCCCGCTACCGCCTGAGCGTGGACGACCTGCGCCGCCTGAACGGCCTGGGCAGCTTCAAGCACATCGTGCCCGGCAAGAAACTGCTCGTGCCGTCCCGGGTGCCCGTCCCGATCCCACCGAAACCGCAGCGTGACCCCGTGACCTTCAAACGCCTGACGCCTCTGAACGTGCCCATGCAGATCGCGAACGTGGACCTGCGCTGGCGCAGCACGCTGGTCGCCCCGGTGCTGCCAGGGCGGGCGCTGGTGTTCAATTCCGGCGCGCGGGTCGGGGAACTCGCCCGGCGCAGCGGCGCGCGCGTGCTCGTGAACGGCAGTTACTTCCACCCGCAGTCCTTCGCGCCCGCCGGGGACATCGTCATGCAGGGGCGGCTGCTCACCTGGGGGCGCATCCCGCAGGCCCTCGCCATCACGCCCGACAACCGCGCCGCGATCCGTCCCAGCGCCACGGCGCTGCTGGGCCGCCCGCTGGACACCACCTGGACCGGCATGGAAACCGTGATCGCCACCGGGCCGCGCATCCTCAGCGGCGGGCAGGTCGTCACGCGCTACAGCACCGCGTTCCGCGATCCGGCCCTGTTCGGCCGCGCCGCGCGCAGCGCCGTGGGGCTGGTCAGCAACCGCGACCTCGTCCTCGTCAGCACGCACGCGAAACTCACCACCACCGAGATGGGCAAGCTGCTGCTGCGCCTGGGCGTGCGCGACGCCCTGCTGCTCGACGGGGGCAGCAGCGCCGGAATCGCCTGGAACGGCCGCGCCGTGCTGGACAGCGTGCGGCGCGTCAGTTACGGCATCGGGGTGTTCACGAACTACACCGGGCGCCGCTACGCCCGCTGA
- a CDS encoding PqqD family protein has translation MWTPSADLLVTDLDDELILMDPASAEMYSLNGSGRVLWQALPATDATLEELLRRTYGLDAIQARADLAAWLADMQRRALIRRA, from the coding sequence ATGTGGACCCCGTCAGCCGACCTGCTGGTCACGGATCTCGACGACGAACTGATCCTGATGGACCCTGCTAGCGCCGAGATGTACAGCCTCAACGGTAGCGGCCGCGTCCTCTGGCAGGCCCTGCCCGCCACCGACGCCACCCTGGAAGAACTGCTGCGCCGCACGTACGGACTCGACGCGATCCAGGCCCGCGCCGACCTCGCCGCGTGGCTGGCCGACATGCAGCGCCGCGCCCTGATCCGCCGCGCCTGA
- a CDS encoding ExeM/NucH family extracellular endonuclease, with amino-acid sequence MSTKRLLLAGLLALTACGTSTPTTGTPVSAPVKAARSLGLYELQVSALTGTAAQATVQRLGAPISAQAGDITAQLAFQRVNMSNLVDNVNRVVHMTATFRVTNNTGGDLTLPTFVPVDTAGTLATDGSTPFRNVRTRTGQTVTATGMQIEQSRQLSGGVIQTDPNATPITSGLDTGSITLSVPTGTTVPGIAHQGWQTQPLAAGASQLVTFAASVPLQGSDISDSDPFAFSMIFAATDNPTPLALTNIASVQGATPSGDAASPLSTQSVTVEGVVTAAFNASLQGFFMQEEGIDADSDATTSDGVFVYCGTAGCPTVNVGDRVRVTGTPTEFNNATQIGTTAASVITLASGVPLPDAQSLTLPLDVTARERFEGMRVSVSGTVTNNFPLGRFGSFDIADARVTNFTQLNAPDIAGNAAYQAEFKNRYIRIDDGSRQQNPDPEIFARGGQNLSAANTLRGGDTVTATGVLTWSNDSGTLTNGGSLYTYRVLTGQSDVQVTASNPRLSAPEAVGGTLRVGAMNVLNYFTSLVTSNTGCTPNGVGGSAARGANNCDEFLRQQDKIVAAISGLNADVLNLMEIQNDFDKGSSSSVAWLVQKLNEKLGAGTYAYVNPGAKVGTDAISLAMIYKPAAVTPVGNLAILTNAFDANYADTCNRPTWAQTFQSNANGGRFTAVAMHLKSKGSSCAATGDADIGDGQGNGYKARRNAATAIANWLATNPTGVDESDRLLMGDYNAYAGEEPLSILANAGYANLFDRNVYSYQFDGQWGSLDQAVGSASLAAQVTGKTKWHINSDEPTVLDYNTEFKSAAQLTGFYAPDAFRSSDHDPLLIGLNLTADAPLPVTVTQTPDTATQTVTVGGASVTQSFKSTLTNATGPLNVTVTPVGGAPSIVSAPSTATSGAPFTVTVQAPAGTPTGTYEYTVTTENGGVSDSSTLTVTVNPAPVTTVTLTPSAASQTVTVNGAAVTQSYTASGTNLTGDLTVTVTPVGSAPAIVSAPATATDGTPFTVTVQAPTGTASGTYTYTVTAANSGQSSSSTLTVTVNPAPSITLSGTNKSVTVGAGTTTPVTVTRTNFTDTVILSVDSVTGAGTAPTVTVNTQPGTGTGGTLNIDATGATTGTYTVTVRGTGAGISDATTTLTVTVAPVPAPVNHIVISQAHGGGGNTGATYKNDFIELFNPTSSALSLNGLFLQFTSANSAFTNTPLALPNVSLAAGQYYLVQCAAGTSTTAAPLPTPDLTSCTFAMGAGSFKVALTNTNVAIGSTAGNVTGGNIVDFLGAASNQFEGSAAPAPSNTLSLQRAANGCTDTDQNSTDFATGAPNPRSMATAVNICAAP; translated from the coding sequence GTGAGTACTAAACGCCTGCTGCTCGCCGGACTGCTCGCCCTGACCGCCTGCGGCACCAGCACCCCCACCACCGGCACCCCGGTCAGCGCCCCGGTCAAGGCGGCCCGCAGCCTCGGCCTGTACGAACTCCAGGTCAGCGCCCTGACCGGCACGGCCGCCCAGGCCACCGTGCAGCGCCTCGGCGCGCCCATCAGCGCCCAGGCCGGCGACATCACCGCCCAGCTGGCCTTCCAGCGCGTCAACATGTCCAACCTGGTCGACAACGTCAACCGGGTCGTGCACATGACCGCCACCTTCCGCGTCACCAACAACACCGGCGGCGACCTGACCCTCCCCACCTTCGTGCCCGTGGACACCGCGGGTACCCTCGCCACCGACGGCAGCACCCCCTTCCGCAACGTCCGCACCCGCACCGGCCAGACCGTCACGGCCACCGGCATGCAGATCGAACAGTCCCGCCAGCTGTCCGGCGGCGTCATCCAGACCGACCCGAACGCCACCCCCATCACCTCCGGACTGGACACCGGCAGCATCACGCTGAGCGTCCCCACCGGCACCACCGTGCCCGGCATCGCCCACCAGGGCTGGCAGACCCAGCCGCTGGCCGCCGGGGCGTCCCAGCTCGTGACCTTCGCCGCCAGCGTGCCCCTGCAGGGCAGCGACATCAGCGACAGCGACCCCTTCGCGTTCAGCATGATCTTCGCCGCCACCGACAACCCCACCCCGCTGGCCCTGACGAACATCGCCAGCGTGCAGGGCGCCACCCCCAGCGGCGACGCCGCCAGCCCCCTGAGCACCCAGAGCGTCACGGTCGAGGGCGTCGTCACCGCCGCGTTCAACGCGTCCCTGCAGGGCTTCTTCATGCAGGAAGAAGGCATCGACGCCGACAGCGACGCCACCACCAGCGACGGCGTGTTCGTGTACTGCGGGACGGCCGGGTGCCCCACCGTGAACGTCGGGGACCGCGTGCGTGTGACCGGCACCCCCACCGAGTTCAACAACGCCACCCAGATCGGCACGACCGCCGCCAGCGTCATCACGCTCGCCAGCGGCGTGCCCCTCCCCGACGCGCAGAGCCTCACGCTGCCCCTGGACGTCACGGCCCGCGAACGCTTCGAGGGCATGCGTGTCAGCGTGAGCGGCACCGTCACGAACAACTTCCCGCTGGGCCGCTTCGGCAGCTTCGACATCGCCGACGCCCGCGTGACGAACTTCACGCAGCTGAACGCCCCCGACATCGCGGGCAACGCCGCGTACCAAGCAGAATTCAAGAACCGCTACATCCGCATCGACGACGGCAGCCGCCAGCAGAACCCCGACCCGGAAATCTTCGCGCGCGGCGGCCAGAACCTCAGCGCCGCGAACACCCTGCGCGGCGGCGACACCGTGACCGCCACCGGCGTCCTCACCTGGAGCAACGACAGCGGCACCCTGACCAACGGCGGCAGCCTCTACACCTACCGCGTCCTGACCGGTCAGAGCGACGTGCAGGTCACCGCCAGCAACCCCCGCCTGAGCGCCCCGGAAGCCGTGGGCGGCACCCTGCGGGTCGGCGCCATGAACGTCCTGAACTACTTCACGTCCCTCGTCACGAGCAACACGGGCTGCACGCCCAACGGCGTGGGCGGCAGCGCAGCCCGCGGCGCGAACAACTGCGACGAGTTCCTGCGGCAGCAGGACAAGATCGTGGCGGCCATCAGCGGCCTGAATGCCGACGTACTGAACCTGATGGAAATCCAGAACGACTTCGACAAGGGTAGCAGCAGCTCCGTGGCGTGGCTCGTGCAGAAACTGAACGAGAAGCTCGGGGCCGGGACGTACGCCTACGTCAACCCCGGCGCGAAGGTCGGCACGGACGCCATCAGCCTCGCCATGATCTACAAGCCCGCCGCCGTCACGCCCGTCGGGAACCTCGCGATCCTGACCAACGCCTTCGACGCGAACTACGCCGACACCTGCAACCGCCCCACCTGGGCGCAGACCTTCCAGAGCAACGCCAACGGCGGCCGCTTCACCGCCGTGGCCATGCACCTCAAGAGCAAGGGCAGCTCCTGCGCCGCCACCGGAGACGCCGACATCGGCGACGGCCAGGGCAACGGGTACAAGGCCCGCCGCAACGCCGCGACCGCCATCGCCAACTGGCTGGCCACCAACCCCACCGGCGTCGACGAAAGCGACCGCCTCCTGATGGGCGACTACAACGCCTACGCGGGCGAGGAACCCCTGAGCATCCTCGCAAATGCCGGGTACGCCAACCTGTTCGACCGGAACGTGTACTCCTACCAGTTCGACGGGCAGTGGGGCAGCCTCGACCAGGCGGTCGGCAGCGCCAGCCTCGCCGCGCAGGTCACCGGGAAGACCAAGTGGCATATCAACAGCGACGAACCCACCGTGCTTGACTACAACACGGAATTCAAGAGCGCCGCACAGCTGACGGGCTTCTACGCCCCGGACGCGTTCCGCAGCAGCGACCACGACCCCCTGCTGATCGGCCTGAACCTGACCGCCGACGCGCCCCTGCCAGTCACCGTCACCCAGACGCCTGACACGGCCACGCAGACCGTCACCGTGGGCGGCGCGAGCGTCACGCAGAGCTTCAAGTCCACCCTCACCAACGCCACCGGCCCCCTGAACGTCACGGTCACGCCCGTCGGCGGCGCACCCAGCATCGTCAGCGCGCCCAGCACGGCCACCAGCGGCGCGCCCTTCACCGTGACCGTCCAGGCCCCTGCGGGCACCCCCACCGGCACGTACGAGTATACCGTCACCACCGAGAACGGCGGCGTCAGTGACAGCAGCACCCTGACCGTCACCGTGAACCCCGCCCCGGTCACCACCGTCACCCTGACGCCCAGCGCGGCCAGCCAGACCGTCACCGTGAACGGCGCGGCGGTCACCCAGAGCTACACGGCGTCCGGCACCAACCTGACCGGCGACCTGACCGTCACCGTCACGCCCGTCGGCAGCGCCCCGGCCATCGTCAGCGCGCCCGCCACCGCCACCGACGGCACGCCCTTCACCGTCACCGTGCAGGCCCCCACCGGCACCGCCAGCGGTACCTACACCTACACGGTGACCGCCGCGAACAGCGGCCAGAGCAGCAGCAGCACCCTGACCGTCACCGTGAACCCCGCCCCCAGCATCACCCTGAGCGGCACGAACAAGAGCGTCACGGTGGGCGCTGGCACCACGACCCCCGTCACCGTGACGCGCACGAACTTCACGGACACCGTCATCCTGAGCGTGGACAGCGTGACCGGCGCGGGCACCGCCCCCACCGTCACGGTCAACACCCAGCCCGGCACCGGCACGGGCGGCACCCTGAACATCGACGCGACCGGCGCCACCACCGGCACGTACACCGTCACCGTGCGCGGCACCGGCGCAGGCATCAGCGACGCCACCACCACCCTCACCGTGACCGTCGCGCCCGTGCCCGCCCCCGTGAATCACATCGTGATCAGCCAGGCACACGGCGGGGGCGGCAACACCGGCGCCACTTACAAGAATGACTTCATTGAGCTGTTCAACCCCACGAGCAGTGCCCTGAGCCTGAACGGTCTGTTCCTCCAGTTCACCAGCGCCAACAGTGCGTTCACCAATACGCCTCTGGCTCTCCCGAATGTTTCCCTTGCGGCCGGTCAGTACTACCTCGTGCAATGCGCAGCCGGAACCAGCACCACGGCAGCGCCTCTGCCAACGCCCGACCTGACCTCCTGCACCTTCGCAATGGGCGCCGGCTCCTTCAAGGTGGCCTTGACCAATACCAACGTGGCGATCGGCTCGACCGCTGGCAACGTGACTGGCGGGAACATCGTCGACTTCCTGGGGGCTGCGAGCAACCAGTTCGAAGGCTCGGCAGCTCCGGCGCCCAGCAACACCCTCAGCCTGCAGCGCGCCGCGAACGGATGCACGGATACTGATCAGAACAGCACCGACTTCGCAACTGGCGCACCCAATCCCAGGAGCATGGCCACCGCAGTGAACATCTGCGCTGCGCCCTGA
- a CDS encoding nucleotidyltransferase domain-containing protein: MDLDAAIHDLRTHLGDFLDRKRPDGVFHVQPGGPGSVPTLTDLEPPELHLDLLPETPTDDQQATLRRLGYSGSGHHWTHPGGWRLILPDHGSGWRAEQAALHDPGAAHTYRAAYHEGGRAHADATLHPAALSHHARTVGLTPARHVARLLAPLDAPWMIAAGYALDLHLGHTARPHDDLDVIVPRDAQPQLTDLLRGWRLDTPVDGAYQPYAAPLDLPHHQIHARHPDLSGVLMLDILLTDLSSGTWHYRRDPRITLPLDHARKVSPEGLPYLTPEAVLLFKASTAGRDPRGKDEADFQRVQPTLTVEARAWLRGALTLTSPGHPWLTSLE, encoded by the coding sequence ATGGACCTCGACGCGGCCATCCACGACCTCCGCACGCACCTGGGCGACTTCCTGGACCGCAAGCGCCCCGACGGCGTCTTCCACGTGCAGCCCGGCGGACCCGGCAGCGTCCCCACCCTGACCGACCTCGAACCGCCCGAACTGCACCTGGACCTGCTGCCCGAGACCCCCACCGACGACCAGCAGGCCACCCTGCGCCGCCTCGGGTACAGCGGAAGCGGGCACCACTGGACGCACCCCGGCGGCTGGCGCCTGATCCTCCCCGACCACGGCAGCGGCTGGCGCGCCGAACAGGCCGCCCTGCACGACCCAGGCGCCGCCCACACCTACCGAGCCGCGTACCACGAGGGAGGCCGCGCGCACGCCGACGCCACCCTGCACCCCGCCGCGCTGAGCCACCACGCCCGCACCGTCGGCCTGACTCCTGCCCGGCACGTCGCCCGCCTGCTTGCCCCGCTGGACGCCCCGTGGATGATCGCCGCCGGGTACGCCCTCGACCTGCACCTGGGCCACACCGCGCGACCCCACGACGACCTCGACGTGATCGTGCCCAGAGACGCCCAGCCCCAGTTGACCGACCTCCTGCGCGGCTGGCGGCTCGACACCCCCGTGGACGGCGCGTACCAGCCCTACGCGGCGCCCCTCGACCTGCCCCACCACCAGATTCACGCCCGCCACCCCGACCTGAGCGGCGTCCTGATGCTCGACATTCTCCTGACCGACCTGAGCAGCGGCACCTGGCACTACCGCCGCGACCCCCGCATCACCCTTCCGCTGGACCACGCCCGCAAGGTCAGCCCCGAAGGCCTGCCGTACCTCACGCCCGAAGCTGTGCTGCTGTTCAAGGCGAGCACCGCCGGACGCGATCCACGCGGCAAGGACGAGGCCGACTTCCAGCGCGTGCAGCCCACCCTGACCGTCGAAGCCCGCGCCTGGCTGCGCGGCGCCCTGACCCTGACGAGCCCAGGGCACCCCTGGCTGACCAGCCTGGAATGA